In the genome of Diorhabda carinulata isolate Delta chromosome Y, icDioCari1.1, whole genome shotgun sequence, one region contains:
- the LOC130902995 gene encoding uncharacterized protein LOC130902995, which translates to MGKVKAVDPRKWTEKSMQKAVEDVINKKMGVNEASRLYEIPSRTLRRHILKGWRCKQRIGRPSELGYENELKLVAHIKKLESIGFPLEPSRLQSIAYDFAENLRLPHRFNNEKKSAGWDWFQGFMKRHPDLSKRKAEGLSLARASGMNRQDVDKYFEMLLKVLTDNDLISKPERIYNMDESGIQVNNKK; encoded by the coding sequence atggGAAAGGTTAAAGCTGTTGATCCAAGAAAATGGACTGAAAAAAGTATGCAGAAGGCGGTGGAGGatgtaataaataagaaaatgggAGTAAATGAAGCGAGTCgtttatatgaaataccttCGCGCACATTGCGAAGACACATCCTCAAGGGTTGGAGGTGTAAGCAGAGAATTGGAAGACCTTCTGAATTGGGATATGAGAACGAACTAAAACTTGTAGCTCACATTAAAAAGCTTGAATCCATCGGATTTCCCTTGGAGCCATCGAGACTGCAGTCTATAGCTTACGACTTTGCTGAAAATCTTCGATTGCCACATCGATTCAATAATGAGAAGAAGTCAGCAGGCTGGGATTGGTTTCAAGGATTTATGAAGCGTCATCCAGACCTGAGTAAACGTAAAGCAGAAGGCCTGTCATTGGCAAGAGCTAGTGGTATGAATAGACAGGATGTcgacaaatattttgaaatgttgttGAAGGTATTGACTGATAACGATTTGATTAGTAAACCAGAAAGAATCTACAACATGGACGAAAGCGGAATACAAGTTAACAACAAAAAGTAA